Proteins found in one Labeo rohita strain BAU-BD-2019 chromosome 11, IGBB_LRoh.1.0, whole genome shotgun sequence genomic segment:
- the nhsb gene encoding actin remodeling regulator NHS isoform X10, with protein sequence MPFAKRIVEPQLLCRHPIPNDEGLLFEDLCSITNVALSRTLRQLSDLSKHACSLFQELENEIVNTNQRVWALQNKIGKIQQTASALDPKLEAVPVSNLDIESKLTSHYQAPWHQQHNLFHTCTRPPCLEELHRHAKLNLRALHRDQQQRQRSTSRERGRVTISISVAPPMPTFPSTHKLRRREQRGRHSRLAGTNTETDGELPAMSHRPKCPVPNVPTTLDKQTNWSKALPLPTPEERIKNDSQVISSCIIPINVSGVGFDREASARCSLVHSQSVLQRRRKLRRRKTITGIPKRVQQDMDSDESPVARERTVIIHANPNKSLWHEDLSLSGRVLHTKDSGCQTDDFLIAAPSRRRIRAQRGQGIPASLSHSTGNITSLPDRSDTVYAAASATRVRSRSLPREGGRLLDEDQDDSDDDDDDDDDDEEEDEELSPYEAEDFLPGPGQRIPKDEEESTDDQAMPELQFGSLKRMQHSESPDHTWIERGRSRLPRKVDMGSCEISSSSDTFSSPIHSASTTGVLGSQMDHKEDHQSSSGNWSGSSSTCPSQTSETLPPAASPPLTGSSHCDSELSLNTGSHVIDDTTGFIIDPYHIDKPQGQGQRSNSFTSSATDQMDDAGVSTASDGEWNCAQDQQDQPCPQDFSPKHSREDESGVSCPSYSSGETYESFSDQASARKSEMHYVVDTEGFYSSMHFDCGLKGSRSYYNYAAIDPDCGPSGNIAPGMGEYPQSEYRATRTLGRPCLSLKKPKAKPPPPKRSSSLKETSSGVNILEQDKPKITCELPLPLSSREMTLQLDLAGSAGHLDTAGLESLGAWGVENVRDMLDCSSPFSSSDTHSFKDEGAVQADYADLWLHNDLKSNDPYRSLSNSSTATGTTVIECIKSPECAEMQACQPRSRPTSPTLPPPEGDFKLASPEKLVGLASPSSGYSSQSETPTSSFPSAFFPGPLSPTSGKRKPKVPERKSSLCSLQQSQLSVRDPGISSRRDIDFHAIPPSHLDLNALHSKHFSHRNQMHILHQNKQKAAIAAAAAAEARSAAVAAAAAAAEARTAASTSESATSTILSSAHLAITPTVLRSVQLRSICRPAEGNQGYDLASANPVTRPKCPTIITDAPSINNRHNRKPPAYKPPAPPLCESQVPPVESVILPQDEIKVRQERLGPGTYWAMTAFRTPVVDPTPEKEDSSTRSSQGPEQEQDSRKYPDVQLTLSPERLKQDLSQLSRPDPSAQPVCSASTMPPPAYSEIQRSNYVLCNSPDKVPVSTQEASHTYTISDVQGREEDYETSGVTTRSASQDIREEGSTPDTEDYFSKESTPSDNSTSPLTDDSKPDDDNVFPSPNKLRTTEDLFAMIHRSKRKVLGRKDSGEMSGKSRPGVAPATAPVSNPTVCPVTPAASISSNCSQRASGPIYRSAKKSSTSSEEFKLLLLKKGSRSDSSYRMSATEILKSPITPKTQAELLLEAARPPEEPPLPLQDSTSSGDPLPSQFPKANSEGFSPKTLTMSAASRQGRSRIPPAANSSRYSTRSRLYTAPMQAISEGETENSDGSPHDDRSS encoded by the exons CGGTATCAAATCTGGACATTGAGAGTAAACTGACATCCCACTATCAGGCTCCATGGCATCAACAACACAATCTGTTCCACACTTGTACACGGCCACCGTGTCTGGAGGAGTTACACCGACATGCCAAGCTCAACCTGCGGGCGCTGCACAGAG ACCAGCAGCAGCGTCAGCGTTCAACCAGCAGAGAGCGTGGTCGGGTCACCATATCGATATCCGTGGCTCCGCCCATGCCAACATTCCCTTCAACTCACAAACTCAGAAGGCGGGAGCAGAGGGGCCGACACTCGCGCCTG GCTGGAACCAACACAGAAACAGATGGAGAATTGCCAGCGATGAGCCATAGGCCTAAATGTCCTGTTCCCAATGTACCTACCACCCTGGACAAACAGACCAACTGGTCCAAAGCCCTGCCTCTTCCCACGCCTGAAGAGAGAATAAAGAATGACTCTCAAGTGATTTCATCCTGTATCATTCCAATAAATGTTTCTG GTGTTGGATTTGACAGAGAAGCCAGTGCTCGCTGCTCTCTTGTTCACTCACAGTCGGTTCTACAGAGACGGCGGAAACTGAGGAGGCGAAAAACGATCACAGGCATCCCCAAACGAGTTCAACAAGACATGG ATTCTGATGAATCACCTGTGGCTAGAGAGAGAACAGTAATCATCCATGCCAACCCAAACAAGTCACTGTGGCATGAGGACCTCTCCCTGAGTGGCCGAGTATTGCACACCAAGGACTCTGGCTGTCAGACAGATGACTTCTTGATTGCTGCTCCATCCCGGAGGCGTATCCGTGCCCAGAGGGGTCAGGGAATTCCAGCTTCTCTCTCACACTCCACTGGAAACATCACCTCCCTGCCGGATCGCTCTGATACTGTGTATGCTGCAGCGTCAGCCACTCGTGTCCGTTCTAGAAGTCTACCACGTGAGGGTGGCCGGCTTCTGGATGAGGACCAAGATgacagtgatgatgatgatgacgatgatgatgacgatgaagAGGAAGATGAAGAACTCTCTCCGTATGAAGCTGAGGACTTCCTACCAGGTCCAGGACAGAGAATTCCAAAAGATGAGGAAGAGAGTACTGATGATCAGGCCATGCCAGAGCTCCAGTTTGGGAGTCTTAAGCGTATGCAGCATTCGGAGAGCCCTGACCACACATGGATTGAGAGAGGTAGATCCAGACTCCCACGCAAAGTTGATATGGGCAGCTGTGAGATTTCCTCCAGCTCTGATACTTTCAGCAGCCCCATCCACTCAGCCTCCACTACAGGAGTGCTTGGCAGCCAGATGGACCATAAAGAGGATCACCAGTCCTCAAGTGGCAACTGGAGTGGAAGCAGCTCCACTTGCCCATCGCAGACGTCTGAAACTCTTCCGCCTGCTGCCTCTCCTCCCTTGACTGGATCCTCACACTGTGATTCAGAGCTCTCCCTCAATACTGGGTCCCATGTCATTGATGACACCACTGGCTTCATAATTGATCCCTACCACATTGACAAGCCACAAGGACAGGGGCAACGATCCAATTCTTTTACCTCATCGGCTACTGATCAGATGGATGATGCAGGGGTCAGCACTGCAAGTGATGGTGAGTGGAACTGTGCCCAGGACCAGCAGGATCAGCCCTGCCCCCAAGACTTCAGCCCAAAGCATTCCAGAGAGGATGAGAGTGGCGTTAGCTGCCCCAGTTATTCTAGTGGGGAAACTTACGAGAGCTTCAGTGACCAAGCATCCGCTAGGAAATCTGAGATGCACTACGTTGTTGACACTGAAGGATTCTATTCCTCCATGCACTTTGACTGTGGTCTTAAGGGTAGCAGAAGCTACTACAACTATGCAGCCATTGACCCTGACTGTGGCCCAAGTGGAAATATAGCACCTGGCATGGGTGAGTACCCTCAGTCAGAGTACAGAGCCACCAGGACACTGGGCAGACCATGTCTCTCCTTAAAAAAACCAAAGGCCAAGCCACCCCCACCAAAACGTAGCTCTTCATTAAAGGAAACAAGCAGTGGTGTAAACATTCTAGAGCAGGACAAACCAAAGATTACTTGCGAGTTGCCACTGCCCTTGTCTTCCAGGGAGATGACACTGCAGCTGGACTTGGCTGGTTCTGCAGGGCACCTTGACACTGCAGGTCTTGAGTCACTTGGTGCATGGGGAGTGGAGAATGTTAGGGACATGCTTGACTGCTCATCTCCATTCAGTTCCTCGGACACGCATTCCTTCAAGGATGAAGGTGCTGTGCAAGCAGACTATGCAGACCTTTGGCTCCACAATGACTTGAAATCAAATGACCCTTACCGGTCTCTGTCCAACTCTAGCACTGCTACGGGTACAACTGTTATTGAATGCATCAAGTCACCAGAATGTGCAGAAATGCAAGCCTGTCAACCCAGGTCCAGACCTACTTCTCCAACTCTTCCTCCACCTGAAGGTGACTTCAAGCTGGCTTCCCCTGAAAAGTTGGTGGGATTAGCGTCCCCTTCCAGTGGATATTCTAGTCAGTCGGAAACACCTACATCTTCCTTCCCCTCAGCTTTCTTCCCAGGGCCCCTGTCTCCAACCAGTGGCAAAAGGAAACCCAAAGTCCCTGAAAGAAAGTCCTCACTTTGTTCCCTACAGCAGTCACAGCTTTCAGTCCGAGACCCAGGCATTTCCTCCAGGAGGGACATTGACTTCCATGCTATACCCCCCAGTCACCTCGACCTAAATGCTCTTCACAGCAAGCACTTTTCTCACAGAAATCAGATGCACATCCTCCACCAGAATAAGCAGAAGGCTGCCATAGCTGCAGCTGCTGCTGCAGAAGCCCGCTCTGCAGCTGTCGCTGCAGCTGCTGCGGCTGCAGAGGCTCGCACTGCAGCTTCTACTTCAGAGAGTGCAACAAGCACAATACTTAGCTCAGCCCATTTGGCCATCACTCCAACTGTTCTTAGATCAGTCCAACTACGATCTATTTGTAGACCAGCTGAGGGGAACCAAGGGTATGATCTGGCCAGTGCAAATCCAGTAACTCGTCCCAAGTGTCCCACAATAATAACTGATGCCCCATCCATTAACAACAGGCACAACAGGAAACCACCAGCCTACAAGCCCCCTGCACCACCGCTCTGTGAATCACAGGTTCCACCGGTCGAAAGTGTTATTCTTCCCCAGGATGAAATTAAAGTGAGACAGGAGAGGCTTGGTCCTGGCACATACTGGGCAATGACTGCTTTCAGAACTCCTGTAGTAGACCCTACTCCTGAAAAAGAAGACTCTTCGACAAGGTCATCTCAAGGTCCTGAGCAAGAACAAGACAGCAGAAAGTACCCAGATGTGCAACTGACATTGTCACCAGAGAGACTAAAACAAGATCTAAGTCAACTATCGCGGCCAGACCCTTCAGCACAGCCCGTGTGTTCGGCCAGCACAATGCCTCCCCCTGCTTACAGTGAAATACAGAGGAGCAATTATGTACTGTGCAACAGTCCTGACAAAGTGCCTGTTTCAACTCAAGAGGCATCGCACACTTACACAATCAGCGATGTACAAGGCCGAGAAGAGGATTATGAGACATCAGGTGTCACAACCAGAAGTGCCTCACAGGACATAAGGGAAGAAGGGTCGACCCCGGATACAGAGGACTACTTCAGCAAGG AATCAACTCCCAGTGACAATTCAACCTCTCCTTTGACCGATGACTCTAAACCTGATGATGATAATGTTTTCCCATCCCCCAACAAACTACGCACAACTGAAGATCTGTTTGCCATGATACACCG ATCTAAAAGGAAAGTGCTGGGACGTAAAGACTCCGGGGAGATGAGTGGAAAAAGTCGGCCTGGTGTAGCACCTGCAACTGCCCCTGTCAGCAATCCTACTGTATGCCCGGTCACCCCAGCTGCCTCAATCTCTTCAAACTGCTCCCAGCGAGCCTCAGGACCCATCTACAGGAGTGCCAAAAAGTCCAGTACATCCAGTGAGGAGTTCAAACTCCTGCTGCTAAAGAAGGGTAGTCGCTCAGACTCGAGTTACCGCATGTCTGCTACGGAGATCCTTAAGAGCCCCATCACACCCAAGACTCAAGCAGAGCTGCTATTAGAGGCCGCAAGGCCACCAGAGGAGCCCCCCTTACCCCTTCAGGATTCCACTAGCAGTGGCGATCCACTTCCAAGCCAATTCCCTAAGGCCAACAGTGAAGGATTCTCCCCAAAAACACTAACCATGTCAGCTGCCTCCAGACAGGGACGTTCCAGAATTCCACCTGCGGCAAACAGCAGTCGCTATAGCACGCGGAGTCGACTGTACACTGCCCCAATGCAGGCCATATCAGAGGGAGAGACTGAGAACTCAGATGGAAGTCCACACGATGACCGATCCTCTTAG